The following coding sequences lie in one Primulina huaijiensis isolate GDHJ02 chromosome 2, ASM1229523v2, whole genome shotgun sequence genomic window:
- the LOC140971305 gene encoding probable LRR receptor-like serine/threonine-protein kinase At2g24230 produces the protein MGFGIFVYFLVLVLFSRPLVVCQQPNTDMFYMFEFLQKMGKNPSEDYGFSGSFCSWRGVSCDDKGEKIVKFEASGLGLSGVIPETTIGKLTNLEYLDLSYNKISSLPSDFWSLGSLKSLNLSSNQISGYLPNNIGNFGQLQSLDLSFNAFSGSIPESISSITTLQALNLSNNMFESKVPSGITHCPWLVSIDLSANKLSGHLPEGFMAAFPYLKFLNLAANEISGRDSDFVGMNSIVHLNISNNLFKGSAVGIFGGPLEVIDLSKNQFIGHIAKVIIGSTFKWSSLRHLDMSENQFSGIFCTDLNQAQNLIHLNLAHNRFTKQGFLNVELLTNLEYLNLSETNLLGPIPSNLSQLIHLRTLDLSKNHLSSHIPPLATDNLKVLDISYNNLTGGIPLMLIQKFHEMERMNFSYNNLSLCGSQISSEALQTSFIGSVNSCPIAANSALFKRKSPRHQGLKLALALSLSMICLLVGLLFLAFRCRRKTKTWVVKQKSFREEQVISGPFSFQTDSTTWVADIKQAASVPVVVFEKPLLNFTFADLLSATSNFDRGTLLAEGRFGRVYGGVLPGGIHVAVKVLVHGSTLTDEEAAQEFEHLGRIKHPNLVPLAGYCLAGDRRIAIYEYMENGNLQNLLYDLPLGVQATEDWSMDTWDDENNGIQNVGSEGSLVAWKFRHNIALGMARALAFLHHGCSPPIIHQNVKASSVYLDSNLEPRLSDFGLAKIFGSELEDEINRGSPGYMPPEFLDPERSSPKMQTPKSDVYGFGVVLLELVAGKKPVGDDYPDEKEVNLVSWVRGLVRRNKESRAVDVKIRGTAPDAQIIEALKIGYLCTAVVPSKRPSMQQIVGLLKDLELIKQ, from the coding sequence ATGGGGTTTggaatatttgtttattttttggttttggtACTTTTCTCTAGGCCTTTGGTGGTTTGCCAACAACCCAATAcagatatgttttatatgtttgaATTCTTGCAAAAAATGGGTAAAAATCCATCGGAAGACTATGGCTTCTCTGGCTCATTTTGTTCTTGGAGAGGTGTGTCTTGTGATGACAAAGGTGAAAAAATTGTTAAGTTTGAAGCCTCTGGTTTGGGCTTGTCTGGTGTAATTCCTGAAACCACTATTGGGAAATTGACAAACCTTGAATATTTGGATCTTAGTTACAATAAAATCAGTTCCTTGCCTTCTGATTTTTGGAGTTTGGGCTCGCTCAAGAGTCTTAACCTTTCATCTAACCAAATATCTGGATATCTTCCTAACAACATAGGCAATTTTGGGCAACTTCAAAGTTTGGACCTTTCATTCAACGCCTTTTCTGGTAGTATCCCTGAATCTATAAGCTCCATCACCACTTTGCAAGCTCTGAATCTTAGTAACAATATGTTTGAATCGAAAGTTCCTTCGGGAATTACTCATTGCCCGTGGTTGGTTTCCATTGATTTATCAGCAAACAAGCTCAGTGGTCATCTTCCTGAAGGTTTCATGGCGGCTTTCCCTTACTTGAAATTCTTGAACCTTGCTGCAAATGAAATTTCTGGTCGGGATTCGGATTTCGTAGGGATGAATTCCATTGTCCACCTTAACATTTCGAACAATCTGTTTAAAGGTTCTGCTGTTGGTATCTTTGGAGGGCCACTGGAGGTGATAGATTTGAGCAAAAACCAGTTTATAGGTCACATTGCCAAGGTAATAATAGGTTCCACTTTCAAATGGTCGAGTTTACGGCATTTGGATATGTCTGAAAACCAGTTTAGTGGGATATTTTGCACTGATTTGAATCAAGCACAGAATCTCATTCACCTTAATCTTGCCCACAATAGATTTACCAAACAAGGTTTCTTGAATGTTGAGTTGCTAACCAATTTAGAGTACCTGAATTTGTCTGAAACTAATTTGCTTGGTCCTATTCCTAGTAATCTCTCACAGCTTATCCATTTGAGAACACTGGATCTATCCAAAAACCATCTTAGCAGCCATATTCCTCCTCTTGCTACCGATAATCTTAAAGTTCTAGATATTTCGTACAACAATCTTACAGGGGGTATCCCATTGATGCTCATCCAAAAATTCCATGAGATGGAAAGGATGAACTTTTCTTACAACAACTTGAGTTTATGTGGATCACAAATTTCTTCTGAAGCCCTTCAAACATCTTTCATTGGATCGGTGAACAGCTGTCCGATTGCTGCAAACTCGGCCTTGTTCAAAAGAAAATCCCCGAGGCATCAGGGATTAAAGCTTGCTCTAGCTCTTTCTCTCTCAATGATATGTTTGCTTGTGGGATTGCTGTTTTTGGCCTTTCGATGTCGGAGGAAAACAAAAACGTGGGTTGTGAAACAGAAATCCTTTAGGGAAGAACAAGTTATCTCGGGACCATTTTCATTCCAGACTGATTCAACCACTTGGGTGGCTGATATCAAGCAAGCGGCGTCTGTGCCAGTAGTAGTTTTTGAGAAACCGTTGCTGAATTTTACATTTGCAGACCTCTTGTCTGCTACCTCTAATTTTGATCGGGGGACGTTGTTGGCCGAAGGGAGGTTCGGGCGCGTTTATGGTGGAGTATTACCTGGAGGAATTCATGTTGCCGTCAAAGTTTTGGTTCATGGATCCACATTGACAGATGAGGAAGCGgcacaagagtttgaacatcTTGGTCGAATCAAACACCCGAATCTGGTCCCATTAGCTGGCTATTGTTTGGCTGGAGATCGGAGGATTGCCATTTACGAGTACATGGAAAATGGAAACCTGCAAAACTTGCTGTATGATTTGCCTCTTGGCGTTCAAGCCACAGAAGACTGGAGCATGGACACTTGGGACGACGAGAATAATGGGATACAAAACGTTGGCTCCGAGGGGTCTCTAGTAGCTTGGAAATTTAGGCATAACATTGCACTTGGCATGGCCCGGGCACTGGCATTTCTGCACCATGGCTGCTCACCTCCGATTATTCACCAAAACGTCAAAGCAAGCAGTGTTTATCTCGACTCCAACTTGGAGCCACGATTATCAGATTTTGGGCTGGCTAAGATTTTCGGTAGTGAACTCGAGGATGAGATTAATCGTGGATCACCAGGGTACATGCCACCAGAGTTTCTTGATCCAGAAAGAAGCTCTCCGAAGATGCAAACTCCAAAATCTGATGTTTATGGATTTGGAGTAGTTCTTCTTGAGCTCGTCGCGGGTAAAAAGCCCGTCGGAGATGATTATCCGGATGAAAAAGAAGTAAACTTGGTAAGCTGGGTGAGAGGGTTAGTCAGGAGGAACAAAGAATCACGAGCTGTTGATGTGAAGATCCGTGGAACAGCCCCAGATGCTCAAATCATCGAGGCGTTGAAGATCGGATACCTTTGCACAGCTGTAGTTCCTTCGAAGCGGCCGAGCATGCAGCAGATAGTTGGTTTGCTTAAAGATCTTGAACTGATCAAACAATGA